In one Denitratisoma sp. genomic region, the following are encoded:
- a CDS encoding Na/Pi symporter — translation MNWLAVLGGLAGGVGLFLLGMGLMTDGLKLAAGPALERTLARSTQTRLRGLVSGALVTILVQSSSAVTVATIGFVNAGLLSLGQSLWVLFGANVGTTMTGWLVALVGLKFDIALLALPLIGLGMLLRLTGEGSRRGALGTAIAGFGVLFLGIDLLKDAFSGVAADFTLPHWDGPLGVLALVLVGVLMTVLMQASAAALVLAFTAAQGGMLGVDAAAAVVIGANVGTTVTAVIATVGATSNAKRAAAAHVLFNVLTAAVALLLLPWLLAALGMLRAALGLDSAPAAKLALFHTAFNLLGVALIWPLTGWLTGFLEARFRSAEEDEARPRHLDRTVLAVPALALDALGQEVRRMGGIALRMARTAAAGAGGDRAALARDERIVDRLNLAIADFIARLSRATLSQDSAARLPQILRVARYYETAADQAQEAVAAAAESAPGDFPAGHEDFRRQAEALFARCDPDAPHASPAEIDAALDGFEADYQNLKAELLEAGAQDRLAVADMDARLRAASALRRAAQQIAKAARMLAGGAVPAHDPAPAMDKTERNAPH, via the coding sequence GTGAACTGGCTCGCCGTGCTCGGCGGACTGGCCGGCGGCGTCGGCCTGTTCCTGCTCGGCATGGGGCTGATGACCGACGGCCTCAAGCTCGCCGCCGGCCCGGCGCTCGAGCGCACCCTCGCCCGCTCGACGCAGACGCGGCTGCGCGGGCTCGTCTCGGGCGCGCTGGTCACCATCCTCGTGCAATCCTCCAGCGCCGTCACCGTCGCCACCATCGGCTTCGTCAACGCCGGCCTGCTCAGCCTCGGCCAGTCGCTGTGGGTGCTGTTCGGCGCCAACGTCGGCACCACCATGACCGGCTGGCTGGTCGCCCTGGTCGGCCTGAAGTTCGACATCGCGCTGCTGGCGCTGCCGCTGATCGGCCTCGGCATGCTGCTGCGCCTGACGGGGGAAGGCAGCCGGCGCGGTGCGCTCGGCACCGCCATCGCCGGCTTCGGCGTGCTGTTCCTCGGCATCGACCTGCTCAAGGACGCCTTCTCCGGCGTCGCCGCCGATTTCACGCTGCCGCACTGGGACGGCCCGCTCGGCGTCCTCGCCCTGGTGCTGGTCGGCGTCCTGATGACGGTGCTGATGCAGGCCTCCGCCGCCGCCCTCGTGCTGGCCTTCACCGCCGCCCAGGGCGGCATGCTCGGCGTCGACGCCGCCGCGGCGGTGGTCATCGGCGCCAACGTCGGCACCACCGTGACGGCGGTCATCGCCACCGTCGGCGCCACCTCGAACGCGAAGCGGGCGGCGGCGGCGCACGTCCTCTTCAACGTCCTCACCGCCGCCGTCGCCCTGCTGCTGCTGCCCTGGCTGCTCGCCGCGCTCGGCATGCTGCGCGCGGCGCTCGGGCTCGACTCGGCGCCGGCCGCCAAGCTGGCGCTGTTCCACACTGCCTTCAACCTGCTCGGCGTGGCGCTGATCTGGCCGCTGACCGGATGGCTGACCGGTTTCCTCGAGGCCCGCTTCCGCAGCGCCGAGGAAGACGAGGCGCGGCCGCGCCATCTCGACCGGACCGTGCTGGCGGTGCCGGCCCTGGCGCTCGACGCGCTCGGCCAGGAAGTGCGGCGCATGGGCGGCATCGCCCTGCGCATGGCGCGCACCGCCGCGGCCGGCGCCGGCGGCGACCGCGCGGCGCTGGCGCGCGACGAGCGGATCGTCGACCGCCTCAACCTGGCCATCGCCGACTTCATCGCCCGCCTCTCCCGCGCCACCCTGTCGCAGGACAGCGCCGCGCGCCTGCCGCAGATCCTGCGCGTGGCCCGCTACTACGAGACGGCGGCGGACCAGGCGCAGGAAGCCGTCGCCGCCGCCGCCGAGTCGGCACCCGGCGATTTCCCCGCCGGCCACGAGGACTTCCGGCGGCAGGCCGAGGCCCTCTTCGCCCGCTGCGATCCGGACGCTCCGCACGCCTCGCCCGCCGAGATCGATGCCGCCCTCGACGGCTTCGAGGCCGACTACCAGAACCTCAAGGCCGAACTGCTGGAGGCCGGCGCGCAGGACCGCCTCGCCGTGGCCGACATGGACGCACGCCTGCGCGCCGCCAGCGCCCTGCGCCGCGCCGCGCAGCAGATCGCCAAGGCCGCGCGCATGCTGGCGGGCGGCGCCGTCCCCGCCCACGACCCCGCCCCCGCCATGGACAAGACCGAGCGGAACGCCCCGCACTGA